The following proteins are co-located in the Vibrio astriarenae genome:
- a CDS encoding amidohydrolase: protein MDKSLKAFSAKKIITMNPSLPSSEVVVFDGDKIIATGPMSILADYPGVELDKQFQDHVIVPGFVEGHCHAMEGSVWKYQYLGYFSRLDPNGVEQKGVSSYEELKQKISEVAQSKGNDDAIICWGFDPIYFSDDRLSRRELDEACSHLPVVVIHANFHVMTVNSAMLEKIGMSKLEATEGVLKDNEGYPNGELLEMAAMGLVFQELNETIFDTSNDPDALNMFAKSANNKGITTITDLFNPLTDETLSILKEVTSDDSFSVRLVPAMSTHNWSIAEGTERFLSLKEQGNNKLHFPIVKLMTDGSIQGYTARLLEPGYHDGHENGLWNCPLQEVSELFTAYHNIGATIHVHTNGDEAVEVMLDTIEQAISQFPAPDHRHTLQHCQMINHAQMRRASKLGMCLNMFINHIYYWGDIHRELTLGYERVQRLEPVNTSMKHGIVTAVHSDAPVTPLGPLFSMWCATNRETATQQLLGEHEKVTAYQALEMVTLNPAYTLKLDHLVGSIEAGKYADFAVLDQDPLEVDCSTLKDINVAATIIGGVIVKH from the coding sequence ATGGATAAATCACTCAAAGCGTTCAGCGCCAAAAAAATCATCACGATGAACCCTTCTCTGCCATCCAGTGAAGTCGTTGTATTTGACGGCGATAAGATTATTGCTACTGGACCAATGAGTATATTGGCAGATTACCCAGGAGTAGAGCTCGATAAACAGTTCCAAGATCACGTTATCGTTCCTGGCTTTGTTGAGGGCCACTGTCACGCCATGGAGGGCTCCGTCTGGAAGTATCAATATCTCGGATATTTTTCCCGGCTTGACCCAAATGGTGTTGAGCAAAAAGGGGTATCGAGTTACGAAGAGTTAAAGCAAAAAATATCTGAAGTAGCCCAGAGTAAAGGTAACGACGACGCGATCATTTGCTGGGGATTCGATCCTATCTACTTTTCTGATGACAGGCTAAGTCGACGTGAACTTGATGAAGCCTGCAGCCATCTGCCTGTTGTCGTCATACACGCTAACTTTCATGTCATGACGGTTAACTCGGCCATGCTGGAAAAAATAGGCATGTCAAAGTTAGAAGCAACGGAAGGCGTTCTCAAAGATAACGAAGGTTACCCAAACGGGGAGCTACTCGAAATGGCAGCGATGGGGCTTGTATTCCAAGAGCTCAACGAAACGATTTTCGATACCTCGAATGATCCTGATGCGTTGAACATGTTTGCTAAGTCTGCCAATAACAAAGGGATTACCACCATTACTGACCTTTTTAACCCGTTAACTGACGAAACCTTATCAATATTGAAAGAGGTGACGAGTGACGACAGCTTTAGTGTCCGCCTCGTTCCTGCCATGAGCACACACAATTGGAGTATTGCTGAGGGTACAGAGCGTTTTTTGTCATTAAAGGAACAAGGCAACAATAAGCTACATTTCCCCATCGTAAAATTAATGACTGACGGCAGTATTCAAGGCTACACCGCTCGGTTGCTTGAGCCTGGCTATCATGACGGACATGAAAATGGCCTTTGGAACTGTCCGTTGCAAGAGGTCTCTGAACTATTCACCGCTTATCACAATATTGGAGCGACCATACATGTTCATACTAATGGTGACGAAGCAGTAGAAGTGATGCTGGATACTATCGAGCAGGCCATCAGTCAATTTCCAGCCCCCGACCATCGACACACACTGCAACATTGTCAAATGATCAACCACGCTCAAATGCGCCGCGCGTCCAAGCTTGGTATGTGTCTCAATATGTTTATCAACCATATCTACTATTGGGGCGATATCCACCGAGAACTAACGCTCGGCTATGAGCGAGTTCAACGGCTCGAGCCTGTCAATACCTCAATGAAGCACGGTATTGTCACCGCAGTACATAGTGATGCTCCGGTAACCCCTTTAGGCCCACTTTTCTCGATGTGGTGTGCAACAAACCGAGAAACTGCCACCCAACAATTACTAGGAGAACATGAAAAAGTAACGGCATATCAAGCGTTAGAGATGGTCACGCTTAATCCAGCTTATACGTTAAAGCTAGATCATCTGGTCGGCTCTATAGAGGCTGGTAAATATGCCGATTTTGCCGTGCTCGACCAAGATCCACTAGAGGTAGATTGTTCGACTCTGAAGGATATCAACGTAGCAGCGACAATCATTGGCGGTGTCATTGTAAAGCACTAA
- a CDS encoding DMT family transporter, whose product MPTFIQISLVMFAFAANSLLCRMALAQELIDPASFTMIRVIAGATMLVSLSLLGRQSVSSIFKLNGASVLIGVSLFCYAACFSFAYTMLSTGTGALLLFGTVQLSLISWSYYQGQRFSSIEWAGISLSSVGFAILVLPSAEQPSLLSALLMVLSGLSWAVFTLVGKKQSSGLLSVTQGFVGASILSLLLIPWLIPNHSLTFDGVWLAVLSGAITSGLGYYLWYNVLPKISTLKASISQLSVPAIAMLLGSFVLNEPLTLHTLALSAMILLGIAMTFWGKRKT is encoded by the coding sequence ATGCCCACTTTCATTCAAATCAGTCTCGTTATGTTTGCGTTTGCCGCCAACTCTCTTCTTTGTAGGATGGCGTTAGCACAGGAACTCATCGACCCAGCGAGTTTCACGATGATTCGCGTTATCGCTGGAGCGACCATGTTAGTGTCATTAAGCTTATTAGGACGACAGAGCGTCTCTAGCATATTTAAACTCAACGGCGCCTCAGTGTTAATCGGTGTTAGCTTGTTCTGCTATGCCGCTTGTTTTTCTTTTGCTTACACGATGCTCTCCACAGGAACTGGCGCACTCCTGCTGTTTGGTACGGTCCAATTGAGTCTTATTTCTTGGTCATACTATCAAGGACAACGGTTTTCATCTATCGAGTGGGCGGGTATTAGCCTCTCCTCTGTCGGGTTTGCAATACTAGTATTGCCCTCAGCAGAACAACCTTCTCTCTTAAGCGCCCTACTAATGGTTCTTTCCGGTTTATCTTGGGCAGTGTTCACCTTGGTCGGAAAAAAGCAATCATCGGGGTTACTCTCAGTCACGCAGGGGTTTGTTGGTGCGAGCATTTTAAGTTTACTTTTGATTCCTTGGCTCATCCCAAATCATAGTCTCACCTTTGATGGAGTGTGGCTTGCCGTATTGTCGGGAGCAATAACCTCCGGTCTAGGTTATTACCTTTGGTATAACGTCCTACCAAAGATCAGTACCCTCAAAGCCTCTATTTCTCAACTTAGCGTGCCAGCAATCGCCATGTTACTCGGTAGTTTTGTGCTAAATGAGCCCCTAACTCTTCACACGCTTGCTCTGTCAGCAATGATTTTGCTCGGGATTGCAATGACGTTTTGGGGTAAAAGAAAAACCTAG
- the ugpE gene encoding sn-glycerol-3-phosphate ABC transporter permease UgpE yields MKTNKISDHIILILGALFMLAPIWLIFASSTHHPNTILTDGLQMTMGDNLVGIYSEAWNNSLGFSDAVTAKSMIMNSMIMGLGFAIGKILIAIVAAYALVYFRLPYATAWFWLIFVTLLLPLEVRIIPSYEIVAKMGMLNSYSGLIFPLIASATATFFFRQFFKTIPDELMEAAQLDNAGPIRFLVDIVLPLSKTMMAAIFIIMFVDGWNQYLWPIMMTTDESYNTIVMGIKQILNNISESSLPRYDYAFAMVILAMLPPILVVVIFQRWFVKGLVESEK; encoded by the coding sequence ATGAAAACCAATAAAATCTCAGACCATATTATTCTGATACTTGGCGCGCTGTTTATGCTTGCGCCTATCTGGCTTATCTTTGCCAGTTCGACCCATCATCCAAATACTATCTTGACCGATGGTCTACAGATGACGATGGGCGATAACTTAGTCGGCATCTATTCAGAAGCATGGAATAACAGCCTTGGGTTTTCTGATGCTGTAACAGCAAAATCGATGATCATGAACTCGATGATCATGGGTCTCGGCTTTGCCATCGGCAAAATTTTAATTGCGATTGTCGCGGCTTATGCGCTGGTCTATTTCCGCTTACCTTATGCGACGGCATGGTTCTGGCTGATTTTCGTTACCTTATTATTGCCACTTGAGGTTCGTATCATCCCGTCTTACGAGATTGTGGCAAAAATGGGAATGCTCAACAGCTATTCAGGGCTGATTTTCCCGTTAATCGCCTCTGCCACCGCCACCTTCTTTTTCCGCCAGTTCTTTAAAACTATTCCTGATGAACTGATGGAAGCCGCTCAGTTAGACAATGCAGGCCCGATCCGCTTCTTAGTCGATATTGTTCTGCCGTTGTCAAAAACCATGATGGCAGCCATTTTCATCATCATGTTTGTCGATGGTTGGAACCAGTATTTGTGGCCAATCATGATGACGACAGACGAAAGCTACAACACGATTGTGATGGGCATCAAACAGATCCTCAACAACATCAGTGAATCAAGTTTACCTCGCTACGACTATGCGTTTGCCATGGTCATTCTTGCAATGCTACCACCTATTCTTGTGGTGGTGATCTTCCAACGTTGGTTTGTTAAAGGACTCGTAGAAAGTGAAAAATAA
- a CDS encoding extracellular solute-binding protein, protein MNKLMLAGLLSATVSGVATAQTEITFWHAMGGQLGDTVNQIASDFNASQGDYKITPIYKGEYTETLTAGIAAFRAGEAPNILQVFDAGAATIMNAPGVAKPVQDILVDSGYSFSSDNYLAGVRNFYADNEGKMIGMPFNSSTPVLYFNEDILNKVGVEAPKTYEELEVVAAKLKEAGYATFSQSLTPWIMFENFKSRHNLPLADKQNGYDGLPTKIMFNTEDMQMHVSKLKDWSDKGYYKYYGSDWDANQTPFERQEVAMWMGSSGSFGGLRNRVEFEMGTTYLPYWESVAEQGSHTFIGGAALFALNGHDKKQDDAVAAFFAYLTQPETQMQWHKDTGYVPVTNAAYDLTKESGYYQEAPDAEVGVLQLSLPEGEWTKGYRLGFYPQIREVMHREFDNIFAGRSSVEESLEKVDVESSRLLQRFARTVK, encoded by the coding sequence ATGAACAAGCTAATGCTAGCAGGACTGCTATCAGCGACTGTTTCAGGTGTAGCGACAGCACAAACCGAAATTACGTTTTGGCATGCTATGGGTGGCCAACTTGGCGACACAGTGAACCAGATCGCAAGCGACTTCAATGCTTCACAAGGCGACTACAAAATCACACCTATCTATAAAGGTGAGTACACAGAAACACTGACAGCGGGTATCGCTGCATTCCGTGCTGGCGAAGCACCAAACATTCTGCAAGTCTTCGATGCGGGCGCAGCGACGATCATGAATGCACCGGGTGTGGCTAAACCAGTACAAGATATCCTGGTTGATTCTGGCTACTCATTCAGCTCTGACAACTACCTAGCGGGTGTTCGTAACTTCTATGCTGACAACGAAGGCAAAATGATTGGCATGCCATTCAATAGTTCTACGCCAGTGCTTTACTTCAATGAAGATATTCTTAACAAAGTAGGTGTTGAAGCACCGAAAACTTACGAAGAGCTAGAGGTTGTTGCTGCGAAGCTAAAAGAAGCCGGTTATGCGACGTTCTCTCAATCTCTAACGCCTTGGATCATGTTTGAGAACTTCAAGTCTCGTCACAACCTACCACTGGCTGATAAGCAAAATGGTTATGACGGCCTTCCAACTAAGATCATGTTCAACACTGAAGACATGCAGATGCACGTCTCTAAGCTAAAAGACTGGTCTGACAAAGGTTACTACAAGTACTACGGTAGCGATTGGGACGCAAACCAAACACCATTCGAGCGTCAAGAAGTGGCAATGTGGATGGGTTCATCAGGTTCATTCGGTGGTCTGCGTAACCGCGTAGAATTCGAAATGGGTACCACTTACCTACCTTACTGGGAATCAGTAGCAGAACAAGGTAGCCACACGTTTATCGGTGGTGCAGCACTGTTTGCTCTGAATGGCCACGACAAGAAGCAAGACGATGCGGTTGCCGCATTCTTTGCTTACCTAACTCAACCAGAAACACAAATGCAGTGGCACAAAGATACTGGCTACGTTCCAGTCACTAACGCCGCCTACGACCTAACTAAAGAATCAGGTTACTACCAAGAAGCACCTGATGCCGAAGTCGGTGTTCTTCAGCTAAGCCTTCCTGAAGGTGAGTGGACGAAAGGTTACCGTCTAGGTTTCTACCCACAAATCCGTGAAGTGATGCACCGTGAGTTCGATAACATCTTCGCTGGCCGATCTTCTGTAGAAGAGAGTCTAGAAAAAGTAGACGTAGAGTCATCTCGCCTACTACAGCGTTTTGCTCGTACCGTTAAGTAA
- a CDS encoding DeoR/GlpR family DNA-binding transcription regulator, whose product MLSARQKEILSFLGETHGVLSSTLLSERFAVSVQTIRKDMNDLSDKGMVRRVHGGITLPTDNDNLSFTNREVVNLPAKQSIARRIVAELPEGTSIFLGIGTTPKQVAHALLDHPGLTVVTNNINAASILSRNPNLSVHLAGGQVRSSDEDTVGECATNFYRRFYIKIGIFGVGGLTEDGQLLDFTPEEADLSRAIIEQSHHCWLIADKTKLGRYAPIVSGKLAEMDRLFVDEPTDDIQRLCKINQVELVTALHPTAATPLQREQ is encoded by the coding sequence ATGCTGTCGGCAAGACAAAAAGAGATACTCTCATTTTTAGGAGAAACGCATGGGGTGCTATCAAGCACCCTACTCTCTGAGCGATTTGCAGTATCGGTGCAAACCATTCGCAAAGATATGAATGACCTGAGCGATAAAGGTATGGTAAGACGTGTTCACGGAGGCATCACACTCCCAACCGATAACGACAACTTATCATTCACCAATCGAGAAGTCGTCAATTTACCTGCAAAGCAATCCATCGCCCGACGAATCGTTGCAGAGCTTCCTGAGGGAACCAGCATCTTTCTAGGTATTGGCACAACGCCGAAGCAAGTTGCCCATGCACTGCTCGATCACCCGGGCCTCACCGTGGTGACCAACAACATCAATGCTGCCTCGATTCTTAGCCGCAACCCGAATCTATCGGTACATCTGGCGGGAGGACAAGTCCGTTCATCTGACGAAGATACCGTAGGTGAATGTGCCACCAACTTCTATCGCCGTTTTTACATTAAGATTGGCATTTTTGGTGTCGGGGGTTTAACGGAAGATGGACAGCTGCTTGATTTTACGCCTGAAGAAGCCGATCTTTCACGCGCTATTATCGAGCAAAGTCACCACTGCTGGCTGATTGCCGACAAAACGAAATTAGGTCGCTATGCGCCTATTGTGAGTGGTAAACTCGCGGAAATGGATCGATTATTCGTCGATGAGCCCACGGATGACATCCAACGCTTATGCAAAATCAATCAAGTTGAATTGGTCACCGCTTTGCACCCCACAGCGGCAACACCATTACAAAGGGAACAATAA
- a CDS encoding ABC transporter permease subunit: protein MNRRQQFSHSPLAYLLLAPQIAIIAVFFIYPAAQAVYLSFMLEDPWGMSSTFVGLENYQILFESRDYRDSVIFTVLFAFTVSLLSLSLALLLAVKADSVLHGQGPYKVTLTWVYAVAPAVAGIMGAFLFNPHFGTLTELFSKIGWNFSFQTDPVDATLALIIVSVWKQVSVNFIYFLAGLQSISYAVREAAMLDCVSDRKRFWTITFPLLAPTGFFLLVINLTYAFFDTFGVIDTMTSGGPGGNTTSLVYKVYRDGFVGADLGGSSAQSVVLLLLVLSLTYLQFRFIEKRVHY, encoded by the coding sequence GTGAATCGTCGACAACAATTCAGCCACAGCCCGTTGGCTTATCTGCTCTTGGCTCCGCAAATCGCCATCATCGCAGTGTTCTTTATTTATCCAGCGGCTCAAGCCGTTTATTTGTCATTTATGCTTGAAGATCCATGGGGTATGTCCTCTACCTTCGTTGGTCTTGAGAACTATCAGATTTTGTTTGAGTCCCGAGACTATCGAGACTCGGTGATCTTTACCGTGCTGTTCGCCTTTACGGTATCGTTGCTGTCTTTAAGCTTAGCTCTGCTGCTCGCAGTCAAAGCCGACAGTGTTTTACATGGTCAAGGCCCTTACAAAGTTACCCTGACTTGGGTATACGCGGTTGCGCCTGCAGTCGCTGGTATTATGGGTGCGTTTCTGTTTAACCCCCACTTTGGCACCCTAACCGAGCTTTTCTCAAAGATTGGTTGGAACTTTAGTTTCCAAACCGATCCGGTTGATGCGACGTTAGCCCTTATCATCGTTTCCGTTTGGAAGCAGGTTTCCGTCAACTTTATTTACTTCTTAGCGGGTTTACAGTCGATTTCATACGCAGTGCGTGAAGCCGCGATGCTGGATTGTGTTTCAGACCGCAAACGTTTCTGGACAATTACTTTCCCACTCCTCGCCCCTACTGGCTTTTTCTTGTTGGTGATTAACCTAACCTACGCCTTCTTCGACACGTTTGGTGTCATCGATACCATGACAAGTGGCGGCCCAGGTGGCAATACAACCTCTTTGGTTTACAAGGTATACCGAGACGGTTTTGTTGGTGCAGACCTAGGTGGCAGCTCAGCCCAGTCTGTTGTTCTTCTGCTGTTGGTGTTAAGCCTAACCTATCTGCAGTTCCGCTTTATTGAAAAGCGTGTTCACTACTGA
- the ugpC gene encoding sn-glycerol-3-phosphate ABC transporter ATP-binding protein UgpC codes for MTNNHVEASMLSLKSLVKTYENGHQAVKGVDLNIKKGEFLVLVGPSGCGKSSILRSIAGLESITGGEIHLGGRRVDTEKPALRDIAMVFQNYALYPHMTVYDNLAYGLKNRGVDKATIKDKIEQVAKTLKIEEYLDRKPSKLSGGQRQRVAMGRAIVRSPQLFLFDEPLSNLDAALRAHMRLEIKKLQRELGVTSVYVTHDQVEAMTLADRIVVLNQGEIEQVGTPSEVYHQPASRFVASFIGSPAMNFLPASLNQGLLTVGTHTLFLPEYAHLTMEKLSVGVRPENASLDREDCTQLELDMDISVIEPLGPNQLVHGKVYGEQFIAVTPELEIDASKVVPFYVSIDNLHLFDEHGKRLTPENDNSMTEPNKAIA; via the coding sequence ATGACAAACAACCACGTAGAGGCAAGCATGCTATCACTCAAAAGCCTGGTAAAAACGTATGAAAATGGTCACCAAGCCGTCAAGGGTGTTGACCTGAATATCAAAAAAGGCGAATTCCTCGTTTTAGTGGGCCCATCAGGTTGTGGTAAGTCCTCCATCTTACGCTCTATTGCGGGTCTTGAAAGCATCACGGGGGGTGAAATTCATCTCGGTGGACGTCGTGTTGACACCGAAAAACCGGCTCTACGTGACATTGCCATGGTGTTCCAGAACTACGCTCTGTACCCACACATGACCGTGTATGACAATCTGGCGTATGGCCTAAAAAACCGTGGGGTGGATAAAGCCACCATCAAGGACAAGATTGAGCAGGTTGCCAAGACACTGAAGATCGAAGAGTACTTAGACCGCAAGCCATCTAAACTGTCAGGTGGTCAGCGTCAACGTGTGGCAATGGGACGCGCTATTGTTCGCTCCCCTCAACTGTTCCTTTTTGATGAGCCGCTGTCAAACCTCGATGCTGCGCTGCGTGCGCATATGCGTCTAGAAATCAAAAAGCTACAGCGAGAGCTTGGTGTGACAAGCGTTTACGTAACACATGATCAAGTAGAAGCAATGACGCTAGCAGATCGCATTGTGGTGCTCAACCAAGGTGAGATTGAGCAAGTGGGCACGCCTTCGGAGGTCTACCACCAGCCAGCAAGTCGTTTTGTGGCAAGCTTTATCGGCAGCCCAGCAATGAACTTCTTACCAGCAAGCCTCAATCAAGGTCTGCTCACGGTGGGAACACACACTCTATTCCTGCCTGAATACGCACACTTGACGATGGAGAAGCTGAGTGTCGGCGTTCGACCAGAAAACGCGAGCCTTGACCGCGAAGATTGCACCCAGCTTGAGCTTGACATGGACATCAGCGTCATTGAACCGCTTGGGCCTAACCAACTTGTTCACGGCAAAGTGTATGGCGAGCAGTTCATTGCAGTGACTCCTGAGCTGGAAATCGACGCAAGCAAAGTCGTTCCTTTTTATGTGAGCATCGACAATCTGCACCTGTTTGATGAACACGGTAAGCGTTTAACACCGGAAAACGACAATTCAATGACAGAGCCTAACAAGGCCATCGCTTAA
- a CDS encoding sodium/glutamate symporter has translation MESTFHGVIAFALLSMMLILGNIIRSKVPFIKNNLIPSSLVAGVLGFILLNSGVLTSFSSEDFIPITFHFFTLSFMSLCLCGGLKKKKQPGSNPIKVVRGGLWLTSAWSLSLGLQGLIGLGVLLLFNAITGGQLSYFLGSIVTHGFTQGPGQALTYGSIWQEKYGIINAAQVGVIYASLGFVVAFVVGIPMARYFLGKNLNTNKESQLDTHYINGLFDDKSKPDSGKLVTHSANLDSLAYHIGLLGTAYVITYLWLTYIQGVVSGVQIAGIDFSVLFSFNMFFIHGFTTCLILRTTMNKLGLCKTVDDETLKRITGSSVDFMVTGTIMSIKLSVLTALLVPILLVAVATSIVTTLVCVIIGKFSGQLGPERTVTAFGCCCGSTGTGLLLLRMLDSNFNTDVAKELAFFNVAIVLVNFPILMIFTPIAPSLSFVGYISLLSSGVLMSLLIMFALVATSKKRSTTTFQVAENG, from the coding sequence ATGGAAAGCACCTTTCACGGCGTGATAGCCTTCGCCTTACTTTCAATGATGCTTATATTGGGTAACATCATTAGAAGCAAAGTCCCCTTCATAAAAAACAATCTGATTCCCTCAAGCTTAGTCGCTGGCGTCTTGGGATTTATCCTTTTGAACTCTGGAGTACTCACCTCCTTTTCTTCCGAAGATTTTATACCGATTACCTTTCACTTTTTTACCCTAAGTTTCATGTCGCTATGTCTGTGCGGAGGATTGAAGAAGAAAAAGCAGCCCGGATCAAATCCAATTAAAGTTGTCCGCGGCGGGTTGTGGCTAACTTCTGCATGGTCGCTATCATTAGGGTTACAAGGTTTAATCGGCCTTGGAGTATTGCTACTGTTCAATGCAATTACTGGAGGTCAGTTAAGTTATTTTCTGGGCTCCATCGTAACCCATGGTTTCACTCAAGGTCCCGGGCAAGCACTCACGTACGGCAGTATCTGGCAAGAGAAGTATGGCATCATCAATGCGGCACAGGTTGGGGTGATTTATGCTTCACTTGGTTTCGTTGTGGCTTTTGTCGTGGGGATCCCGATGGCTCGTTATTTTCTGGGTAAGAACCTAAACACAAATAAGGAATCACAGCTCGATACGCACTATATCAATGGCTTATTTGACGATAAGTCTAAACCTGATAGCGGTAAGCTTGTTACCCACTCTGCAAACCTTGATTCTCTTGCTTATCACATTGGTTTATTGGGCACGGCCTACGTTATTACCTATCTCTGGCTTACCTATATTCAGGGGGTCGTTTCAGGCGTTCAAATCGCTGGAATCGACTTTAGCGTACTGTTCAGTTTTAACATGTTCTTTATTCACGGATTTACAACCTGCCTGATTCTAAGAACCACAATGAATAAGTTGGGTCTTTGTAAAACGGTTGATGATGAGACGCTAAAGCGTATCACCGGCTCTTCTGTCGATTTCATGGTGACAGGTACCATCATGAGCATCAAACTGTCAGTTTTGACGGCTTTGTTAGTACCCATTCTTCTCGTCGCAGTGGCCACATCAATAGTCACAACCTTAGTCTGTGTGATCATTGGTAAATTTAGTGGTCAGTTAGGGCCTGAGCGCACCGTCACCGCCTTTGGGTGTTGCTGTGGTTCCACTGGTACTGGCTTATTGCTACTGCGCATGCTCGATTCAAACTTTAATACTGACGTCGCCAAAGAGCTTGCGTTTTTTAACGTTGCCATTGTACTGGTCAACTTCCCTATCTTAATGATATTCACCCCTATTGCTCCATCTCTGTCTTTTGTTGGCTACATCAGTCTACTTAGCTCCGGAGTGTTGATGTCGCTACTCATTATGTTTGCACTTGTTGCCACCAGTAAAAAACGTTCAACCACAACCTTTCAGGTAGCAGAAAATGGATAA
- a CDS encoding glycerophosphoryl diester phosphodiesterase, translating into MAPMIVGHRGVAGHYPENTKVSIQAAIDLGLKWVEIDVQPTKDNVLVVCHDHTIDRCSNGRGRVDAYTLDELQAFDFGGWFAPQFKGEPIFTLQELLELAAKHDVGLNIEVKVDNHDVAEVASQLKNQLDNSPLAQEKIILSSFSHDIMRLLHQHCPGYKLGVLSERLRKKDWVLLEEISAFSCHLNFRWTAKRHVEKLKQAGYQVWCYTVNNPRKLKYLDNLDAVFSDFPSRFIK; encoded by the coding sequence ATGGCGCCAATGATTGTAGGCCACCGCGGCGTTGCGGGGCACTACCCTGAAAATACCAAAGTGAGCATTCAAGCCGCGATAGACTTGGGCTTAAAGTGGGTTGAGATTGATGTTCAACCAACCAAAGACAACGTTTTAGTAGTCTGCCATGACCATACTATTGATCGTTGCAGCAATGGTCGTGGGCGAGTCGATGCCTACACCCTCGATGAGCTTCAAGCGTTCGATTTTGGCGGCTGGTTTGCTCCTCAGTTCAAGGGCGAACCTATCTTTACGTTGCAAGAGCTGCTAGAGCTTGCCGCCAAGCATGACGTCGGGCTCAACATCGAAGTCAAAGTCGATAACCATGATGTTGCCGAGGTAGCGAGTCAGCTAAAAAATCAACTAGATAATAGCCCGCTTGCACAAGAAAAAATCATCCTATCGAGCTTTAGTCACGACATCATGCGCTTATTGCATCAACATTGCCCTGGGTACAAACTCGGTGTCTTGAGTGAGCGCCTGCGTAAAAAAGACTGGGTTTTACTCGAAGAAATTAGCGCATTCAGTTGCCATTTAAACTTCCGTTGGACAGCAAAGCGCCATGTTGAAAAGTTAAAGCAAGCGGGGTATCAAGTCTGGTGTTACACCGTCAATAACCCGCGAAAGCTCAAATACCTAGATAATCTTGATGCGGTATTTAGTGACTTTCCAAGTCGGTTTATCAAATAA
- a CDS encoding substrate-binding domain-containing protein yields the protein MNIKDVAELAGVSPATVSRFLNTPTSVAASTAEKIQRVVSLTGYTADVHSRGIELNRNPTIGVVIPSLLNPVFSEIVAGIQQRARHFGFSTIVIDTQYDGAQEQQAVIDLVRQRVEGVILTIAEASRNEALSVLRDFKFPYCLLHNQSDDDEPCVYVDNYQAGRDVANRVVSLGHTKIGMITGYFLSSDRAKKRYQGFKEALNDKGIELSQLLEVDQNKLDTFGEHEMRVMKAKNAPTVWFCSNDLLALKAINGVQALGLKVPQDVSIIGFDGMSLGQLVTPSLATVAVPHLKMGQVAVDILFNAKAGSKLTTCLAMEHELQMNGSLAEAPNLTIKQAMIGE from the coding sequence ATGAACATCAAAGATGTAGCAGAGCTTGCAGGCGTATCACCAGCCACCGTATCTAGGTTTTTGAATACGCCGACATCGGTTGCTGCATCAACAGCTGAAAAAATACAGCGTGTGGTGTCACTCACTGGTTATACCGCAGACGTGCACTCACGAGGTATCGAACTGAATCGAAACCCAACCATCGGTGTGGTTATCCCGAGTTTACTTAATCCAGTTTTTTCGGAAATTGTGGCTGGCATACAGCAACGTGCTCGACACTTCGGGTTCTCCACCATTGTTATTGATACTCAATATGATGGGGCGCAAGAGCAGCAGGCAGTTATAGACTTAGTTCGACAGCGTGTAGAGGGAGTGATACTGACGATTGCTGAGGCATCAAGAAATGAAGCTTTGTCTGTACTACGCGACTTTAAGTTTCCTTACTGTTTGCTGCACAACCAATCTGATGACGATGAACCGTGTGTTTACGTTGATAACTATCAGGCAGGTAGAGACGTTGCTAATCGTGTTGTCAGTTTAGGGCACACCAAAATTGGCATGATCACAGGGTATTTTTTGTCGTCTGATCGAGCGAAGAAACGTTATCAAGGCTTTAAAGAGGCTTTGAATGACAAAGGTATTGAATTGAGTCAGTTGCTTGAAGTGGATCAGAACAAGCTAGACACCTTTGGTGAGCACGAGATGCGGGTAATGAAAGCGAAAAATGCCCCTACAGTGTGGTTTTGCAGTAATGATTTACTGGCACTGAAGGCAATCAATGGTGTTCAAGCACTCGGTCTTAAAGTGCCGCAAGATGTATCAATTATTGGGTTTGATGGCATGAGCTTAGGGCAATTAGTGACGCCAAGCCTTGCCACTGTCGCAGTACCTCACCTGAAGATGGGTCAGGTTGCGGTAGATATTTTATTTAATGCCAAAGCAGGCTCAAAGTTAACCACGTGCCTTGCGATGGAACATGAACTTCAAATGAATGGCTCACTCGCTGAAGCCCCAAATTTAACTATTAAACAGGCAATGATTGGAGAATAA